A part of Larkinella insperata genomic DNA contains:
- a CDS encoding glutathione peroxidase, translating into MKKLLLVVTVGVVAVTLSSFMSVKTVINFLLSDKSEVAVRPASAAAPTKSLYDFTVNSIEGKTVPLKQYRGKKVVILNTASKCGFTKQFADWETFYKEHGDKVVVLGFPSNNFKSQDPGSNAEIAEFCKKNYGVSFPMFEKVDVIGEGQAPLYKWLSDKSANGWNDKVPTWNFCKYVINEKGELTHFFASKVLPTDEEFKKAVGI; encoded by the coding sequence ATGAAAAAGCTGCTGCTTGTAGTAACCGTTGGTGTTGTAGCTGTAACCTTATCCAGCTTTATGTCCGTAAAAACCGTTATCAATTTTTTGCTGAGCGATAAAAGCGAAGTGGCCGTTCGCCCGGCGTCGGCGGCTGCCCCGACCAAGTCGCTGTATGACTTTACCGTCAATTCCATCGAAGGCAAAACCGTACCCCTCAAACAGTATCGGGGTAAGAAAGTGGTCATTCTGAACACGGCTTCCAAATGCGGCTTTACCAAGCAGTTTGCCGATTGGGAAACGTTCTACAAAGAACACGGTGACAAAGTCGTTGTACTGGGCTTCCCGTCCAACAACTTCAAAAGCCAGGACCCCGGCTCGAATGCCGAAATTGCGGAGTTCTGCAAAAAGAACTACGGCGTATCGTTCCCGATGTTTGAGAAAGTGGACGTGATCGGCGAAGGCCAGGCTCCGCTGTACAAATGGCTGTCCGACAAGTCGGCAAACGGCTGGAATGACAAGGTTCCGACCTGGAACTTCTGCAAATACGTCATCAACGAAAAAGGCGAACTGACGCACTTCTTCGCTTCTAAAGTATTACCGACCGACGAAGAGTTCAAGAAAGCCGTCGGCATTTAA
- the argS gene encoding arginine--tRNA ligase yields the protein MDIQAQLKQAISEAIQSLYETPVDTVLLQPTKKEFEGLYTFVTFPLTKTTRKPPVEIGQAIGNYLQENTKLISKFNVVQGFLNLSIADAVWVEELNALLANPNLGQLPAKNESVMVEFSSPNTNKPLHLGHLRNNFLGDSVSRILVANGYDVVKACLVNDRGIHICKSMLAYQEFGNGETPESTGMKGDHLIGKYYVWFDKAYKQQIEELIEEGLPKEEAEKKAPLLLKVQEMLRKWEQGDPETVELWKKMNAWVYEGFAETYFQIGVRFDKTYYESETYVLGKDVIEDGLQQNVFYRKADGSVWIDLTDEGLDHKLVLRSDGTSVYITQDLGTTDLKFQDFPIRRGIWVVGNEQDYHFAVLFAILRRLGRPYADGLFHLSYGMVDLPTGKMKSREGTVVDADDLIEEMVDTARNRTRELGKIDDFESEEAARLYHMLAMGALKYYLLKVDPKKRMTFNPEESIDFQGHTGPFVQYTHARICSILRKAAQMEIQPAAELVTVELADSEQQLVYLLTQFVQRITEAGTDYAPSYLGQYAFELAKAYNQFYGELSILSEPDADKLKFRVALSKAVAETIRKSMELLGIEVPTKM from the coding sequence ATGGATATTCAGGCACAACTCAAACAGGCTATTTCGGAAGCGATTCAATCGTTGTATGAGACGCCCGTTGACACCGTTTTACTACAACCGACCAAGAAAGAATTTGAAGGACTGTATACCTTCGTGACCTTCCCGCTCACCAAAACGACCCGAAAACCGCCGGTCGAAATTGGACAGGCCATTGGCAATTATTTACAGGAAAATACAAAGCTGATCAGCAAGTTCAACGTAGTTCAGGGCTTTCTGAACCTGAGCATTGCCGATGCGGTCTGGGTGGAGGAACTGAACGCCCTGCTAGCCAATCCAAACCTGGGGCAGTTGCCGGCCAAAAATGAATCGGTGATGGTCGAGTTTTCGTCGCCGAATACCAACAAACCGCTGCACCTGGGCCACCTGCGCAACAACTTCCTGGGCGATTCGGTCAGCCGGATTCTGGTGGCCAATGGCTACGATGTGGTTAAAGCCTGCCTGGTCAACGACCGCGGGATCCACATCTGTAAATCGATGCTGGCCTATCAGGAGTTTGGCAACGGCGAGACGCCCGAGTCGACCGGCATGAAGGGCGACCACCTGATCGGAAAATATTACGTCTGGTTTGATAAAGCCTACAAGCAGCAAATCGAGGAGCTGATTGAGGAAGGGCTGCCCAAAGAAGAGGCTGAAAAAAAAGCGCCGTTGCTGCTGAAAGTGCAGGAAATGCTTCGGAAGTGGGAGCAGGGCGACCCCGAAACCGTCGAACTCTGGAAAAAGATGAATGCCTGGGTCTATGAAGGGTTTGCCGAAACGTATTTTCAGATTGGCGTCCGGTTCGACAAAACGTATTACGAGTCGGAAACGTATGTATTGGGCAAAGACGTGATCGAAGACGGTTTGCAGCAGAACGTTTTCTACCGCAAAGCCGACGGCTCCGTCTGGATTGACCTGACCGACGAGGGACTCGATCATAAGCTGGTGCTGCGGTCGGATGGAACGTCGGTGTATATCACCCAGGATCTGGGCACCACCGATCTGAAGTTTCAGGACTTTCCGATTCGGCGTGGCATCTGGGTAGTGGGCAACGAGCAGGACTACCATTTTGCGGTTTTGTTTGCCATTCTGCGCCGGTTGGGCCGTCCGTACGCGGACGGGCTGTTTCACCTGTCATACGGCATGGTCGATTTGCCGACGGGCAAGATGAAGTCGCGGGAGGGAACCGTGGTGGATGCCGACGACCTGATTGAGGAGATGGTTGATACCGCCCGCAACCGGACCCGGGAGTTGGGCAAGATTGACGATTTTGAGAGTGAGGAAGCGGCACGCCTGTACCACATGCTGGCGATGGGCGCGCTCAAGTATTATTTGCTGAAGGTTGATCCGAAGAAACGGATGACGTTCAATCCGGAGGAATCCATCGATTTTCAGGGGCATACGGGCCCGTTTGTGCAGTACACTCACGCCCGAATCTGCTCCATATTGCGGAAGGCCGCCCAGATGGAGATTCAGCCCGCAGCGGAATTAGTTACGGTCGAATTGGCTGATAGTGAGCAACAACTTGTATATTTACTAACGCAGTTTGTGCAGCGGATTACGGAAGCGGGCACCGATTATGCACCCTCGTACCTGGGCCAGTATGCCTTTGAGTTAGCCAAGGCGTATAATCAGTTTTACGGGGAGCTGTCGATCCTGTCGGAGCCGGACGCCGATAAGCTGAAATTCCGGGTGGCGCTGTCGAAAGCCGTGGCGGAAACTATCCGGAAATCAATGGAGTTATTAGGAATCGAAGTGCCAACCAAAATGTAA
- a CDS encoding glycoside hydrolase family 140 protein — protein MSFYRNWPKRAFTLTLVSFVVLTGLRAQKTAPASKESVALSKLYIIPDKRYIMRGDGKPFFWLGDTAWELFHRLTKEEADLYLKNRAAKGFTVIQAVALAELDGLTQPNQYGQLPLVNNDPTKPNEAYFQHVDWVVNRAAELGLVIGMLPTWGDKFNKKWGKGPEIFNTANARAYGEFMGKRYRGKPVIWILGGDRNPEGEQRLAVIRAMAEGIKKGDGGTKLMTYHPQGDSNSAGFFHSDKWLNINMFQSGHSAKNKKNYVLQRQNYAMFPPKPTLDGEPRYEDHPVAHKPEQGYFDDFDVRQAAWWAMLSGGCGHTYGNHNIWQFFDLDRNSPVSSARTHWKRALDHAGAFQMGIMRRLFESHPWNRLMPDDRLIQNTNPDDGNHQVAAISEDDNFLIAYTPNGSPLKIDLLRLGAAPKILAYWYNPRDGKSQKIGEFPNTAPQEFKPPFAGPTTDWVLVLDDAKAPFAGFGLKK, from the coding sequence ATGTCCTTTTACCGAAACTGGCCGAAACGTGCGTTTACCTTAACCCTTGTCTCGTTTGTAGTGCTTACGGGCCTACGGGCTCAGAAAACCGCCCCGGCCTCCAAAGAATCCGTTGCGCTTTCGAAATTGTACATCATACCTGACAAACGCTACATCATGCGGGGCGACGGCAAACCGTTTTTCTGGCTGGGCGATACGGCCTGGGAACTGTTTCACCGGCTGACGAAGGAAGAAGCGGATCTGTACCTGAAAAACCGGGCGGCCAAGGGCTTTACCGTTATTCAGGCCGTGGCGCTGGCCGAACTGGACGGGTTGACGCAGCCTAATCAGTACGGGCAACTACCGCTGGTCAACAACGATCCGACCAAACCGAACGAAGCGTATTTTCAACACGTCGACTGGGTGGTTAACCGGGCGGCTGAACTGGGTCTGGTGATCGGTATGCTGCCGACCTGGGGGGATAAATTCAACAAAAAATGGGGGAAAGGCCCCGAGATTTTCAATACGGCCAACGCCCGCGCGTACGGCGAATTCATGGGCAAACGGTACCGCGGTAAACCGGTCATCTGGATTCTGGGCGGTGACCGAAATCCGGAGGGCGAGCAGCGGCTGGCCGTCATCCGGGCAATGGCCGAAGGAATTAAAAAAGGAGACGGCGGCACGAAGCTCATGACTTATCACCCGCAGGGAGACAGCAATTCGGCGGGATTTTTTCACAGCGACAAATGGCTCAACATCAACATGTTTCAGTCGGGCCATAGCGCGAAGAACAAAAAGAATTACGTGCTGCAACGGCAAAACTACGCCATGTTTCCGCCCAAGCCGACGCTGGACGGCGAACCGCGTTACGAAGACCATCCGGTGGCGCATAAACCCGAGCAGGGTTATTTCGATGATTTCGACGTACGGCAGGCGGCCTGGTGGGCTATGCTGTCGGGCGGATGCGGGCATACGTACGGGAATCACAACATCTGGCAGTTTTTCGATCTCGACCGCAACTCCCCGGTTTCGTCGGCCCGCACGCACTGGAAGCGGGCGCTCGACCACGCCGGGGCGTTTCAGATGGGCATTATGCGCCGGTTGTTCGAGTCGCACCCGTGGAACCGCCTGATGCCCGACGACCGGCTGATTCAAAACACCAATCCCGACGACGGCAATCATCAGGTGGCGGCCATCTCGGAAGATGATAATTTTCTGATTGCCTATACGCCCAACGGCAGCCCGCTCAAGATTGACCTGCTCCGGCTGGGGGCCGCGCCCAAAATCCTGGCCTATTGGTACAACCCGCGCGATGGTAAAAGCCAGAAAATTGGCGAGTTTCCGAATACCGCCCCGCAGGAATTCAAACCACCCTTTGCTGGCCCCACCACGGACTGGGTACTGGTGCTGGACGATGCCAAAGCGCCGTTTGCCGGTTTTGGACTGAAGAAATAA
- a CDS encoding RNA polymerase sigma factor yields the protein MKAFYERFYGYALSVCLAYADNREDACEMLNDGFLKAFRSLKDLKNPEAVLPWLRRILVNTAIDYYRKQPKKAVEIPAETVGNQLAEPYLNDEAILAQLSAEHILTALHRLPLPYRLVFSLYVLEGYSHREIAERLHLAESTSRAHLTEANRLLRLALNAQTTDRHARTKR from the coding sequence ATGAAAGCGTTCTACGAGCGGTTTTATGGCTATGCCTTGTCGGTATGCCTGGCTTACGCCGACAACCGCGAAGATGCCTGTGAAATGCTGAACGACGGTTTTCTGAAAGCCTTCCGCAGCCTGAAGGACCTGAAAAATCCGGAAGCCGTTCTGCCGTGGCTGCGCCGGATTCTGGTCAATACGGCCATTGATTATTACCGCAAACAACCGAAAAAAGCCGTGGAAATTCCGGCCGAAACCGTTGGTAACCAGTTGGCCGAACCGTATCTGAACGACGAAGCCATTCTGGCCCAGCTTTCGGCCGAGCACATCCTGACGGCTTTGCACCGGCTGCCGCTTCCTTACCGGCTTGTTTTCAGCCTGTACGTGCTGGAAGGCTACTCCCACCGCGAAATTGCCGAACGCCTGCACCTGGCCGAAAGCACGTCGCGGGCGCACCTGACCGAAGCCAACCGCCTGCTCCGGCTGGCGCTGAACGCTCAAACCACCGACCGCCATGCGCGAACCAAACGATAA
- a CDS encoding DUF2905 domain-containing protein: MNPGVGKYLIGIGILVFLAGLVIYFFGDKLNWLGRLPGDIRIEGKNGGFYFPIVTCIVVSILLNLIVVLIRKFFG, encoded by the coding sequence ATGAATCCGGGCGTTGGAAAATATCTGATCGGTATTGGGATACTGGTTTTCCTGGCTGGTCTTGTCATCTACTTTTTTGGTGACAAGCTGAACTGGCTGGGCCGGTTGCCGGGCGACATTCGCATCGAAGGAAAAAACGGCGGGTTTTACTTCCCGATTGTCACGTGCATTGTCGTCAGCATCCTGCTGAACCTTATCGTTGTTTTGATCCGGAAGTTTTTCGGCTAG
- a CDS encoding aspartate/glutamate racemase family protein yields the protein MKTIGIIGGMTWESSAAYYRLINQEVGRQLGGNFSAKLILVSANFEEFDQWQRAGDWPAIETAVDDMAQSLVRAGADCVVIACNTQHEVADTVAERLPVPLIHIADVTAEAIQRAGFRKVGLLGTRYTMERQFIRGRLKERFGIDVMLPDEEDQRYIHQKIYTEFSQGIFSGSTRTRFVSIIEKLAQNGAEGVILGCTEIPLLVQAQHTAVPLFDTTTLHALAAVDFSLSKKTIAG from the coding sequence ATGAAAACAATTGGGATCATTGGCGGCATGACCTGGGAAAGCTCGGCGGCTTATTACCGGCTTATCAATCAGGAGGTTGGTAGACAACTCGGCGGTAATTTCTCGGCGAAGCTCATTCTGGTCAGCGCGAATTTTGAAGAATTCGATCAGTGGCAACGCGCTGGCGACTGGCCGGCAATCGAAACCGCCGTTGATGACATGGCTCAGAGCCTGGTCCGCGCCGGAGCCGACTGCGTGGTGATTGCCTGCAACACCCAGCACGAGGTGGCCGATACCGTTGCCGAACGGTTGCCGGTTCCGCTGATCCACATTGCCGACGTAACGGCGGAAGCCATCCAACGGGCGGGTTTTCGGAAAGTCGGTTTGCTCGGAACCCGTTACACGATGGAGCGTCAGTTTATCCGCGGGCGGCTTAAAGAGCGTTTTGGCATCGATGTGATGCTACCGGACGAAGAAGACCAGCGATACATCCACCAGAAAATTTACACCGAGTTTAGTCAGGGGATTTTCAGCGGGAGTACGCGTACGCGGTTTGTCTCCATCATTGAAAAACTGGCTCAAAACGGCGCAGAAGGTGTCATTCTGGGCTGTACCGAAATTCCGTTGCTGGTCCAGGCGCAACATACCGCCGTGCCCTTGTTCGATACCACCACGCTCCACGCCCTGGCAGCCGTTGATTTTAGCCTGTCAAAAAAAACAATTGCCGGATAA
- a CDS encoding L-threonylcarbamoyladenylate synthase, protein MTPTPRDIVAELRQGRLIQLNDETGVSLACDPGHAEAVQHLLDVRKDLVPAPLPTILITDSGQLNLYVRPVPDVAWDLIDFAEKPLTVLLSNGVNLPEAFRAQVPVRKTLSEPVRKLIGAFGRGLLALPFEGTEWPVGLAQPTVSWGDLPAKAQLPRIMELGPKGEVAFLRK, encoded by the coding sequence ATGACACCAACACCACGCGATATCGTTGCCGAACTCCGGCAGGGCCGACTCATCCAGCTAAACGATGAAACCGGGGTTTCGCTGGCCTGCGATCCCGGCCACGCGGAGGCCGTTCAGCACCTGCTGGATGTCCGGAAAGACCTGGTTCCGGCTCCGCTGCCCACCATCCTGATTACCGACAGCGGCCAGTTGAATCTTTATGTCCGACCCGTGCCGGATGTAGCCTGGGATTTGATTGATTTTGCCGAAAAGCCGCTAACGGTTTTATTATCTAACGGTGTTAACTTGCCTGAAGCCTTCCGGGCGCAGGTGCCGGTGCGGAAAACGCTGAGCGAACCGGTGCGAAAACTCATCGGTGCGTTTGGGCGCGGGCTGCTTGCCCTGCCGTTTGAAGGAACGGAGTGGCCGGTCGGCCTGGCGCAACCAACCGTTTCGTGGGGCGACTTGCCCGCCAAAGCTCAGTTGCCACGAATTATGGAGCTGGGCCCGAAGGGAGAAGTAGCCTTTTTAAGAAAATAA
- a CDS encoding glycoside hydrolase family 9 protein has product MSFFSANAQTISKQIIVDQFGWRTNSKKIIIFSDPINGQNGATSYTPGTQFQVRRKSDNGVVFTGNVTAWNGGNTHGDSGDKAWHGDFSGLTTPGTYYIVDPTRNLRSYDFEIKSDIYTPVLKTSVKTFYYQRSGTAIPATHGGNWNHPTAHAQDANALLYTTSAQSGTARNVSGGWYDAGDYNKYIPFLAGTVWDLLTAYELRPAVFPDNTNIPESGNGVPDLLDELKWEFDWMLKMQQSNGGVSNRVAVTSYENGTDNPATDTQARYYTNVTTWATATFAALTAHAARTYQPVNPAYAATLRTASEKAWTYLEANGSMSPASGTDGASLAAADAGANANADRRLRVYAAAELFRTTGTAKYKTYFETYYKNISATSENGFHPFSNGNLDASLCWDLNRAYFVYCQTPTATPAVVTELKSRFQNAMDWNIEPAHNAKTDPYLGFMWSGHYSWGSNQAKMKWAQLAILSAELGINPAKTVLYKEIAEEYLHYMHGRNPLSWVYLSNMGAKGTNLGGDNSVMEIYHSWYRDGSAQYDGANSQFGPAPGFVVGGPNQFYSGPATPPKSEPPMKAYRDWNTVYPDASWEVTEPAIYYQAAYTFVVAYFSETGGTTPPPVLTASSNSPLCAGQTLSLTVSNAPAGATYSWRGPNGFASTAATPTIPNATTLATGTYSLTVTPSGGAAQNLTTAVTVRSLPTAVAGSNSPVTAGQTLNLTAANAGTGATYSWRGPNNFTSTSQNPSIANVTTAAAGSYSLTVGVNSCTKTATTTVTVTGSAATTYLIYDDALNSNWADWSWSTTRNFGNTSPVQNGAKSLSVKYDAGWAGLYLHANSPVSLAGLTHLKFWIHGGTNTGQQIRVILNGGGPYYTVTPAANQWQQVTIPLSTFNSPATLSDLYFQDATGTARPAFYLDRIYLASSASAREGVTAEIPLAADVEIFPNPVDNNDTSVKLRFTGFGHKETVQVVASDVQGRPVLNQTFELNGSEKRLALPELPTGSYFIQIQGEGKRFVKKLLVK; this is encoded by the coding sequence GTGAGCTTTTTCTCGGCTAACGCTCAAACCATCTCGAAACAAATTATTGTAGATCAGTTTGGTTGGCGAACAAATAGTAAGAAAATTATTATTTTTTCAGATCCAATTAACGGACAAAACGGAGCCACTAGCTATACCCCCGGAACGCAGTTTCAGGTACGCAGAAAGTCGGATAACGGCGTCGTTTTTACGGGCAACGTAACGGCCTGGAATGGCGGCAACACCCACGGCGATTCAGGAGACAAGGCGTGGCACGGTGACTTTTCGGGCCTGACAACCCCCGGAACCTATTACATCGTTGATCCGACCAGAAACCTTCGTTCGTACGATTTCGAAATCAAAAGTGACATTTACACGCCGGTTTTAAAAACGTCGGTGAAAACGTTCTACTACCAGCGCAGCGGCACAGCCATTCCAGCGACGCACGGCGGCAACTGGAACCACCCGACGGCCCACGCGCAGGATGCCAATGCCTTGCTCTACACCACGTCGGCTCAATCCGGAACCGCCCGGAACGTGTCGGGTGGCTGGTATGACGCGGGCGATTACAACAAATACATTCCGTTTCTGGCGGGTACCGTCTGGGATTTGCTGACGGCCTATGAACTTCGCCCGGCCGTGTTTCCCGATAATACCAACATTCCTGAGTCGGGGAACGGCGTACCGGACCTTCTGGACGAGCTAAAGTGGGAGTTTGACTGGATGCTGAAAATGCAGCAAAGCAACGGGGGCGTCAGCAACCGTGTGGCCGTTACGAGCTACGAAAACGGGACCGACAACCCGGCCACGGACACGCAGGCCCGCTATTACACCAACGTAACGACTTGGGCAACGGCTACCTTCGCGGCTCTGACGGCCCATGCCGCCCGCACGTACCAACCCGTTAATCCCGCGTATGCCGCCACCCTCCGAACGGCTTCGGAAAAAGCCTGGACGTACCTGGAAGCCAACGGTTCGATGAGTCCGGCTTCGGGAACGGACGGAGCTAGCCTGGCTGCTGCCGACGCCGGGGCCAATGCCAACGCCGACCGGCGATTGCGGGTTTACGCGGCTGCCGAACTGTTCCGCACGACCGGCACCGCCAAGTATAAAACCTATTTTGAAACCTATTACAAAAACATCAGCGCCACCAGTGAGAACGGTTTTCACCCCTTTTCGAATGGTAACCTGGACGCGTCGCTCTGCTGGGATTTGAACCGGGCCTATTTCGTGTACTGCCAGACGCCCACTGCGACGCCCGCCGTGGTAACGGAATTGAAAAGCCGCTTTCAGAATGCGATGGACTGGAACATCGAACCGGCGCACAACGCCAAAACTGACCCGTATCTGGGCTTTATGTGGAGCGGCCATTACAGCTGGGGTTCCAATCAAGCCAAAATGAAGTGGGCACAACTGGCAATTTTGTCCGCCGAACTGGGCATTAATCCGGCAAAAACGGTGCTTTACAAAGAAATCGCTGAGGAATATCTGCACTACATGCACGGCCGGAACCCGCTTTCGTGGGTGTACCTGAGTAATATGGGCGCGAAAGGAACCAACCTCGGGGGCGATAACAGCGTCATGGAAATTTACCACAGCTGGTACCGCGACGGTTCGGCCCAGTACGACGGAGCCAACTCGCAGTTTGGTCCGGCACCCGGTTTTGTGGTCGGTGGGCCGAATCAATTTTATTCCGGCCCGGCGACGCCCCCGAAAAGCGAACCGCCGATGAAGGCCTACCGAGACTGGAACACCGTCTACCCGGATGCGTCGTGGGAAGTAACCGAACCCGCCATTTATTACCAGGCCGCTTACACCTTCGTGGTGGCGTATTTCTCCGAAACCGGCGGAACCACCCCGCCCCCGGTCTTGACGGCTTCGAGCAACAGCCCTCTTTGCGCGGGCCAAACCCTAAGCTTAACGGTATCCAACGCTCCGGCGGGAGCTACCTACAGCTGGCGTGGCCCGAACGGCTTTGCATCGACCGCGGCCACTCCGACCATCCCGAACGCTACCACGCTGGCCACGGGTACGTATTCATTGACGGTTACGCCTTCCGGCGGAGCGGCCCAGAACCTGACTACGGCCGTGACGGTCAGATCATTGCCAACGGCGGTAGCGGGCAGTAATAGCCCGGTTACGGCGGGTCAGACGCTGAACCTGACGGCGGCCAACGCCGGGACGGGCGCCACTTATTCCTGGCGCGGTCCCAACAACTTTACGTCTACTAGCCAGAATCCGTCCATTGCCAACGTAACCACCGCAGCCGCCGGTTCGTATTCGCTGACGGTGGGGGTAAACTCCTGCACAAAAACCGCCACAACCACCGTAACGGTAACGGGCTCAGCCGCTACGACTTACCTGATTTACGACGACGCGCTCAACAGCAACTGGGCGGATTGGTCGTGGAGCACGACACGTAATTTTGGCAACACGTCGCCGGTGCAGAACGGTGCAAAATCGTTGTCCGTAAAATACGATGCGGGTTGGGCGGGGTTGTACCTGCACGCCAATTCGCCGGTGAGCCTGGCGGGTCTGACACACCTGAAGTTCTGGATTCACGGCGGCACCAATACCGGGCAGCAGATCCGGGTGATTTTGAATGGGGGCGGGCCTTACTACACCGTTACCCCGGCCGCCAATCAATGGCAGCAGGTGACGATTCCGCTTTCGACTTTTAACAGTCCGGCAACCCTGTCGGATCTTTATTTTCAGGATGCCACGGGAACCGCCCGGCCGGCTTTTTACCTCGACCGGATATATCTGGCTAGCTCGGCCAGTGCGCGCGAGGGGGTAACGGCGGAAATACCGTTGGCGGCCGATGTAGAAATATTCCCGAATCCGGTTGACAACAACGATACGAGTGTGAAACTTCGATTTACGGGTTTTGGACACAAGGAGACCGTTCAGGTCGTAGCCAGCGATGTACAGGGGCGGCCGGTGCTGAATCAGACGTTTGAATTAAACGGTTCGGAAAAACGGCTTGCGTTGCCGGAGCTGCCAACGGGTTCGTATTTCATTCAGATTCAGGGAGAAGGCAAACGTTTTGTTAAGAAACTACTGGTAAAATAG
- a CDS encoding 1,4-dihydroxy-2-naphthoate polyprenyltransferase produces the protein MKSWLAAARPRTLPLSLASIILGSFLASSAGHFSWKIFILASLTTIFLQILSNFANDYGDAVSGKDTAERVGPRRAVATGLITKEAMLRGIIITTILSLVSGIWLLFESLKNASAQVFWIFLGLGFLCIGAAIAYTNGKRPYGYSGFGDIAVLLFFGWVGVLGTYFLHTLSFDMSLLLPATSVGLLATGVLNINNIRDIETDAKTGKNSVPVRLGRERAIRYHWLLLLGGMFCAVLYTLSTGYHWLNWLYLLAFPLFVLNGRAVANHRQPGELNPRLGQLAMSTLLFVVLWGVALVS, from the coding sequence ATGAAAAGTTGGCTTGCGGCCGCCCGGCCGCGTACGTTACCCTTGTCGTTGGCCAGCATCATTCTGGGGAGCTTTCTGGCTTCCTCGGCGGGCCATTTTAGCTGGAAGATCTTCATTCTGGCGTCACTCACCACCATTTTCCTGCAAATCCTTTCCAACTTCGCCAATGACTACGGTGATGCGGTTTCGGGAAAGGATACCGCCGAACGCGTTGGTCCCCGCCGGGCTGTGGCTACGGGGCTGATTACCAAAGAAGCCATGCTGCGCGGAATTATCATCACAACGATTTTGTCCTTGGTTTCGGGCATCTGGCTGCTGTTCGAATCGTTGAAGAACGCGTCGGCGCAGGTGTTCTGGATTTTCCTGGGACTCGGCTTTCTCTGCATCGGGGCGGCTATTGCCTATACGAACGGCAAACGGCCCTACGGTTACAGCGGTTTTGGCGACATTGCCGTCCTGCTGTTCTTCGGGTGGGTCGGGGTGCTGGGTACCTATTTTCTGCACACCTTATCGTTCGACATGAGCCTGCTGCTACCGGCGACGAGTGTGGGGCTGCTGGCAACTGGGGTGCTGAACATCAACAACATCCGGGACATTGAAACCGACGCCAAAACCGGCAAAAACTCCGTTCCGGTACGGTTAGGGCGGGAGCGGGCCATCCGCTACCACTGGCTGCTGCTGCTGGGCGGCATGTTCTGCGCGGTTTTGTATACGCTCTCAACGGGTTACCACTGGTTGAACTGGCTGTACCTGCTGGCTTTTCCGCTGTTTGTGCTGAACGGTCGGGCGGTGGCCAATCACCGGCAACCGGGCGAACTCAATCCGCGGCTGGGGCAACTGGCTATGTCGACCCTGCTGTTTGTGGTGTTGTGGGGCGTAGCGCTGGTTAGTTAA